The segment CTCTTCTGCCCGTTTTTCTTTCTCATCGTTTTGAAAAGCAAGCTCTTTGTTGGCAATGCTTAACTCTTCTGCCCGTTTTTCTTTCTCATCGTTTTGAAAAGCAAGCTCTTTGTTGGCAATTCGTAACTCTATTGCCCATTTTTGCTCGGCAATGTCTCTTGCCACTACAACTGCACCAAGCACATTTCCTCTGTCATCTTTATAAACCGAGCCGTTAAATAATACATCGGTCAGCTTGCCGTCCTTGTGGCGAAGCGTAAGTGGAGAATCGGCAACAGATCCTTTCGCGAACACTTCCTGATAAACTTCACGAGCCTTTTGTGGTTCGGTGAAATAATCGAAGAAGTCGGTGCCTGTTAGTTTTTCGCGCATCATACCCGTAATGTTCACCAATGCCTCATTCATATCCGTGATCTTACCTTCGGTGCTTATAGTAACCAATGGGTCAAGGCTGGCTTCTATCAGGCTTCTGGCGTATTGAGATTCTCGCGTTCTTGTTGTTTCCAATTTATTTATTTTATGACTCCTTTGGAAAAGTTGATTCATTTTATTTATACCATCTGAATTGCCGATTTCTTCAATCGGGCGTCGTCTTTTGTTCTTTAATTTTTTGAAATGAGAAGGCGTAAGTCCTGTAATTTTTTTAAACTGATTGGATAAATACGCGACACCGCTGTAGTGCATGTTCCAGGCAATTTCTGTAAGGCTAAGTTCATCATAAATGATCAGCTCTTTTACCCGTTCTATTTTATGAGAAATGATGAATTTCTCAATAGTAGTTCCTTGTACTTCTGAGAATAAGTTTGCCAGGTAAGTATAATCGTAATTCAATTTTTCACTCAGGTAATCGGAAAAATTTGTTTTGGGCAATTCATCTTCATAATGAATCATTTCAATAATTACATTTTTTATTTTTTCAACGAGCAGAGCTTTCTTGTCGTCCATCAGTTCTAGTCCTGATTTGAGCAAAGCAATTCTTATTTGCTCACGCTGATCCGTTGTGATATTTTCCATAATATCTACTACGCCCAAATCGACAAGAATGAAGTGAAGTCCGAGTTTCTTTAACTCTTCTTTCACTAGCATTTTGCAGCGCATGCTAACCATGTATTTTATATATAGCTTCAAATAGTTTATTGTTTTTTATAAGATTGTGATAAAACGACTCCGCCAATCCCCATTACGGCAATGCCAATCAGTGGCGACCAATTGAGGTGGCGCTGCTTGCGCCGGAATGGTGGCGCTGAATCACCGGAATAATCACCCTTAAAGTTAACTGCCCATTTTTTAACATTTACCATATTTCAGAGTGCCTTATACAAAGATATAGAATTTTTGCATCGATATCAAGTTCTTTCTTTTGAAGACATCCCACACGGCAAGGGCATCGCTTCCAAACGGTTTTAACGTTTTTATCGTTGCGAATTTGATCTTTTTAAGGGAAGGGTAGAGATCGTCTACTCTTCAAATCCCGGCTTATTATTTCGTCTTTTTGTATAGTACAAGGAAAGGACGATGGAAAGCACGGCAAGGAATAGGAAAGCAACGACCCGGAATATGATCTCCACACGGGCCAGATCGACAATAAACAGGTAAAGAGCTGTCGCAACCATCGTGGCCAGGGCAAGGTAGCGGTATTTAATATTATGAAGGGCAAAGCTCAATACGAAGTATAAAATTGCCGCGGAGGTCCAGGATAAAGTTACATAGGGTCCCGGAACTAAGCGATATAGTGCATACAGGACCATAAAAAATCCTGTTATTAAATTGGTGTTCCTTAGCAGTTCAGTTTTGATCTGAAGCATTTGTTTTTTCCAGTTGAGTGTTCTTGCTGTAATCAAAGCAACTAATGCAAAAGAAATATTCACACTGTTGACAGAGGTTGAAGATACCAGGTAGGCAAACAGGAGGATAAGAAAAAGGCCCGTATTCATGACCACAATTACCCTGCTCCGGAACCAGAGAGCCATTGATACTACCAGCAAGCTTTGGAGTGACAACAGGAAATAGGCCCTGGGAAAGCCATAGATCCCGTATGCTGTGACACTCAAGGCAACAAAGCCGTAAAGAGCGTATAAAGATGCTATAACCTTCCAATCGGACCTGGATTTAAGAATAACCGAATATACCATGCAAAAGAGTGCAATTGAAGCAAACAGCATGATGTAATCAGT is part of the Bacteroidales bacterium genome and harbors:
- a CDS encoding PAS domain-containing protein, coding for MNQLFQRSHKINKLETTRTRESQYARSLIEASLDPLVTISTEGKITDMNEALVNITGMMREKLTGTDFFDYFTEPQKAREVYQEVFAKGSVADSPLTLRHKDGKLTDVLFNGSVYKDDRGNVLGAVVVARDIAEQKWAIELRIANKELAFQNDEKEKRAEELSIANKELAFQNDEKEKRAEE